The DNA segment ATAAATGTTTCTACGTAGGTTTAACAAAAAACAAACTTTCACCGATAATTATGGAACAGAAGGAACTTTATCACTAGTTACAAATCCGAAAGTGGAACCAAACAAGTACTTTCTAGGAGCAATGGGTTTACGGGTAAATCCCACATTTCGATaacattttatttcattcaaattctcCTAATTTTCCATTTCAGATACTCTTTCACGACGCCCTGAGCTATCCAGATTTCAGGGCTTTGAAGAAGATCATAACCACCGGTACCCAAACGCAGATTCAGATATTCGGAACGAAAATAGTCTGCAGTTCAGGGATGTCCAAACTGGCATTGGAACAAAGAGGATGCGTGTTTCCAGGTGAAGTGACTTTGAGGCATTTCACAACGTACTCCGACGCGAACTGCCTGATAGAAAAACAAGCTTATGAGATGATGGATATCTGTGGTTGTGTGCCATTCTACTACGATTTCATAGGTAGGTCACAACTTAAAACAAACCATCTTTTATAAGTGGGCGCACAACCCTATTCAGTAATCACACATTGTATTCGTTTTGTTTCAGATTTTCCCAAATGTAACACCCTCCAGCTAGCTTGTTTCATAGAGGCTTCAATTAGTGAGTTACAAGAAGCAGTatatacactgcgtaaaaaaattaacgcacattctgaaaatctcaattttaatgaaagttaactctacattgactttataacttattttttatgttctctttggaaggttttgaacgaaacaagacacattaaatggaagaaaaattcaggatttcaccgaatcttatgtgaaagaagagaaatgaacaatttgcaaaatactgaaatgctgataagtgatttaatacttggtatttccaccccttgcgttaattacagctcggcaacgacggttcatactcaaaatgagtgatctcaaaatgttctgatctaatccttcccagatttctccgagttggattcctaagtcattaagagtagctggacgattttctgaacttctcagccttctattgaggttgtcccaaactgaCTAAAtcagattgagatctggacttcttgcttgccattccattcgagagacaacttcttcaaggtactcctgaacgatgcgcgcacgaagGGGTCtgacattatcgtccataaaaatgaaattttcaccaatgtatggggcaaatggcactacatgctcttcaagaatgttccttatataattatcagcattcatagctccattatcaacgaccactaggtctgtgcgagcagtcaatgatattccaccccataccataatcgatcctcccccgaaaccagtagtattcagaaaattgcactgatcatatctttcatgtggacgtctgtatacaagggaacgtcgatcacaatggtagaagcagaatctagactcatctgtgaagagaactctttcccaatcggcctcttcccaatggatatgctctctcgcaaaatccaaacgcgcccttcgatgggctggggtaagagctgggcctcctGCCGCGAGACGAgtccttaaatcatattctctgaggcgattttttattgtctgagtgctaatttgcacctcatgagtttgctcaagctgaatttgagggaggcgagcggttgcaaaccattgtctcaacgaagaaactctcaagtaacgttcttgaatggcagttgttacccgtggtttaccctgtcctggtcttcggacattcatacctgtctccctgaatcgctgcaacattctggacacacacctttctgcaattcttgtgtatgtccacccttcttctcgccaaactaccgcttgggcacattcctcttgggtcaaattgcgtgtttcgcgttgcatagcaatcgagtgtagaaaatcaaactagaaaaactattgatcactagaattgatcgagaacaactgactTTAGAATGGAgacaatacattcaaaatctgataatatcattttttttattcctgctgggaaaaaacatctgtattgaagaaaaccgttgaaagtggataaaatatgcatgcataattctgatgaaaataattatcattaagaacgccttcagttgtagaataaatttgagatttccataatgtgcggtAATTTTTTTGTGCAGTGTAGTATGTTGTTGGTTAATTTTTATCTGCAGGGAACGAAAGTTGGCTGGAGTATAGTGACGATTGTCCAGCTTCTTGTGAAGATACTTTATACGAAGTGAAAACTACTCAGGTCAAGTTGGAGAAAGGAGATTTCTATTATATACATTCTGGGTAATGAAAATACGATAAACTCTAATAGTGCGacatgaatacaataataaggttTGGGTAACAGAAAACTCCAAAATATTAAGTTTACATTGGAAAATGTATAAGTTTTTTTGGATCTcagtaaattttttattgattttcttCTGCAACatatttttcagagataatgttgctaacgaaaaaaattacaggCTATGACAATAGCCTCTTCAGATTTGTTATGATTATACTGTTTTATAACATATATTTTTCGGTCGAAGTTTTATAACAGAAAAAGGGAGATATTTCTACTCTTTCGTAGGACAAATCTGCGGTCAAAACACAATTTCAAGTGCATGTTTAATTGGCAGATTAAATAACATTGCATAATAATGATCGTAAATAGGAAAACAAACGTTTCAGCGACAGTGTCCTGGTCTTTACGCTCATTGTGTACCATTAGTTGTTTGCGGGGTAATGTGTTGTAGTAAATTCACTAATGGAGGGTAGACACTAGGTTCCCTATTTCGCTTCATAAATTGCTTCGTTAGATTTAAACGCTGCAAACGTTCTCCCTTATGGCTGGGACACGATATTCGAAGACAGCAGGGATTTTTAGAGACCGCAATGTCCGCAATCATTTGGAGAATTGAATCCGATGGAGTTCGTCGACTTTTCGGCCAAAAATTATCGCCCTGTAATGTTTCCAGGAGTGGGTGTAGTAAACATTTTTCCAGAATTGATGAAGTAATCTTCTGCTGAAATTCAGGGTTTCTGTGATAGGGACAAAACTCTCTACGATGACAAGAATCAGATATTCAGATACTGCAACTATATATAATATTTTCCTGATTTTCTAGGTTTTTGCATTTCAGGGATTACATCGAGAACCTGGAAGAGCATACGACGCAACTCAAGATCTATTTCGTGAAATTCCAGAAAATCCTTCAGCGAGATCTTCTCTTTTCCACAGTGAGCTTGATAGGTAGGACTATTAGCTTGGGATTGTTCGACAAATTGGGCTGAATATAAAACTGATTTCAGCATCGTTCGGTGGAATTTACAGCCTCTTCATGGGTTGTAGTCTGATTACAATTTGCGAGATAATCTATTACTGTACCCTGAGGTTGTTCGTCAAGAAGCAGATATCTAAGAGGACAATGGATTCTAGAAAATGATGCAATATGTAAGGCATCCTCTTGCATTCGTAATAGCGAGAGCAAATTTCTCAGCTTTCAAGTATCACTTTATTTAGATGTATGACTTCATTAAATATGTATAGCTTGCACCCTCTCGactataattgattcattaataTGAATTGATTACGCCttaaggcaatgaataaaataataagaacTGAATCAGATGCATTAGATGCAATATGGGACATTtccattgtcttcgtctgggtttcgatCTAGAATCGATTGAATCGGATCTCGTTTCGTCTGGGTGGCGCTGgagtactactcgataatactcagaagcgtcTGTCAATATTTTATAagagctatgttgctctgacgaggtctcgaggtcaaatgagaccgaaaccatggtcagcatctgctcttcttctgtggaacgttctccatttggTTGTCCTGACaatggctagttcaattcagatcgtaacacttgttgatattcaaatCGGCGGGTGGTGTGCATCTGAATTTGATTCTCACTCTtgattaaattgaaaatttcgttCAATACCCCTTTGGTGTTAGTGCTGATCTCCAGGCATGGATAAGAGAAACAATACAAGTCGAATGCAGCACTAAGAATAGCTGAGAAATGGACGTTGTTCAAGAATACATGTTTTGTGTTCCTTGGGGAGACATTTAGGAACTCTGCCCTAATATTTCCATAACGGTTTCCCAGATTCGTCCTTATGATTCTACAAGTTTCCTTATTATGCTCcaaattacaaataaaaattaCGTATTAATGCCACAGCTCCCAATTCCATCTCGGCGGCCCAAACATGATCCAATGAATAATGAAAACTTATTTCATCGAGTTTCAGCTCTTCCACTTGCGAATTCAACGTAAGTTCATTCCTTGATAACATGATCCCCACTTTTTGCCACCTCTCTGGGGAcaagaaatatttatattcCTTCTACTTGGCGAATTCATTTTACCCGCGACGTAACTGTTTCTTGTAACAACGCAAGACTAAAATTAAATTCGTCCGCAGAAGCCGCGGTTTGCAGTCGGTACCAAGGAGGATTCAGTTTTCTTGTAACCTGACTGGAATTCTCAGCAAAGATGCGGGCAAAAAGTTACCGGCAAGAATTATGTTCGTGAGAGGTGCGGTTTGAATGCAAAGAATGAAGTTTGAAACATTTCTCTATTTCTCTAGGGACACTGGCATTATTTTAATACGACGGGTGTGAAGAAGCGTTGGGTTGATGAGCAGATTACTCAAGAAAAACATATTCTTAAGACAGGTAACTCGTAAGTGACGTAAGAACTAAGGAAACAATAATAAACTCAATAATTGGAAGTGGATCATTTGTGTAcgtggatgtattgatatctagttagcctagaccagttccatggataaaaaaaatattgcgtcaccatagcaacgaacaataactcattagaagtgtcagtgtgaagtttgaggtcgaaaatgTAAACCAAacttacgcaataaattaaaagaaagaagatgtccaccgaaattgtaaaaatcgaaaatttggagtatcgagctatcatcaagtacatgtatttaaaagggttaagagataagcagatttacgaagatatgcttaatacccttggtggtcaatatccttcgtatgcgaccgtgaaaaattggactgcaagcttcaaaagatgatgaccgatcgagaaggccagtttctgtgtcagttcccgaaaatatcgatgcagttcatgacatgcttttatcagaccgtcgaattggcctaaaacggatatcaaaggcactaaatatttcatacgaacgcgttcatcatatagttcacgtc comes from the Coccinella septempunctata chromosome 2, icCocSept1.1, whole genome shotgun sequence genome and includes:
- the LOC123308074 gene encoding sodium channel protein Nach-like isoform X2, giving the protein MVDRPNFCRIRIFWAMVTFCSIGMAIYMTTLFWDRYTSNPTRTTVTTLHAPTIALPFPAVTLCNENIVVESKVRALVETLNYSNVSEDDLINCFLQLQALTNQDQVIWNVQDFQKLHLVLHRNNLTILDVISRVGQNCEEMLLNCQWNFMSVNCSEVFRNTYSKLGLCCTFYGNLRFNKKQTFTDNYGTEGTLSLVTNPKVEPNKYFLGAMGLRILFHDALSYPDFRALKKIITTGTQTQIQIFGTKIVCSSGMSKLALEQRGCVFPGEVTLRHFTTYSDANCLIEKQAYEMMDICGCVPFYYDFIDFPKCNTLQLACFIEASIRNESWLEYSDDCPASCEDTLYEVKTTQVKLEKGDFYYIHSGDYIENLEEHTTQLKIYFVKFQKILQRDLLFSTVSLIASFGGIYSLFMGCSLITICEIIYYCTLRLFVKKQISKRTMDSRK
- the LOC123308074 gene encoding sodium channel protein Nach-like isoform X3, whose amino-acid sequence is MVFTVFSIFWAMVTFCSIGMAIYMTTLFWDRYTSNPTRTTVTTLHAPTIALPFPAVTLCNENIVVESKVRALVETLNYSNVSEDDLINCFLQLQALTNQDQVIWNVQDFQKLHLVLHRNNLTILDVISRVGQNCEEMLLNCQWNFMSVNCSEVFRNTYSKLGLCCTFYGNLRFNKKQTFTDNYGTEGTLSLVTNPKVEPNKYFLGAMGLRILFHDALSYPDFRALKKIITTGTQTQIQIFGTKIVCSSGMSKLALEQRGCVFPGEVTLRHFTTYSDANCLIEKQAYEMMDICGCVPFYYDFIDFPKCNTLQLACFIEASIRNESWLEYSDDCPASCEDTLYEVKTTQVKLEKGDFYYIHSGDYIENLEEHTTQLKIYFVKFQKILQRDLLFSTVSLIASFGGIYSLFMGCSLITICEIIYYCTLRLFVKKQISKRTMDSRK
- the LOC123308074 gene encoding sodium channel protein Nach-like isoform X1 is translated as MKRRGSFRVLLDTFRDFTEQTSIHGLKYVCQRNISVSERIFWAMVTFCSIGMAIYMTTLFWDRYTSNPTRTTVTTLHAPTIALPFPAVTLCNENIVVESKVRALVETLNYSNVSEDDLINCFLQLQALTNQDQVIWNVQDFQKLHLVLHRNNLTILDVISRVGQNCEEMLLNCQWNFMSVNCSEVFRNTYSKLGLCCTFYGNLRFNKKQTFTDNYGTEGTLSLVTNPKVEPNKYFLGAMGLRILFHDALSYPDFRALKKIITTGTQTQIQIFGTKIVCSSGMSKLALEQRGCVFPGEVTLRHFTTYSDANCLIEKQAYEMMDICGCVPFYYDFIDFPKCNTLQLACFIEASIRNESWLEYSDDCPASCEDTLYEVKTTQVKLEKGDFYYIHSGDYIENLEEHTTQLKIYFVKFQKILQRDLLFSTVSLIASFGGIYSLFMGCSLITICEIIYYCTLRLFVKKQISKRTMDSRK